The following coding sequences lie in one Musa acuminata AAA Group cultivar baxijiao chromosome BXJ1-8, Cavendish_Baxijiao_AAA, whole genome shotgun sequence genomic window:
- the LOC103993467 gene encoding uncharacterized protein LOC103993467 — MAGDSMVRIDRLIANDGVEGSFGCSDRVARPPADVGTVLAGCREDKKPSSEGKKLSQEVGGGAVVECRICQEEGEERHMEAPCACNGTLKFAHRTCIQRWCNKKQSITCEICNQIFGPNYIVPPSRPNSDVMAIDVRHSWGTLIDYRDSHLLGIAAAEQDFLSAEHEDYAASSANGIACCRVIALTLTLLLLLRHILIVIRNIEMVQDMSAVYNVTLEFAAFFLPCYVMARSCYIITNRWRQQI, encoded by the exons aTGGCGGGGGATTCGATGGTGCGCATTGACAGGCTCATTGCGAATGACGGCGTCGAAGGCAGCTTTGGTTGTTCCGATCGTGTCGCCCGGCCGCCGGCGGACGTCGGAACGGTGTTGGCGGGGTGTCGCGAGGACAAGAAGCCGAGCTCCGAAGGCAAGAAGCTGAGCCAAGAGGTGGGTGGTGGAGCGGTCGTCGAATGTAGGATATGCCAAGAGGAAGGGGAGGAGCGCCACATGGAAGCTCCCTGCGCTTGCAATGGCACTCTCAAG TTTGCCCACCGGACATGTATTCAAAGATGGTGCAATAAAAAACAAAGTATCACTTGTGAAATATGCAACCAG ATTTTTGGCCCAAACTATATTGTTCCACCAAGTAGACCAAATTCTGATGTAATGGCCATTGATGTCAG GCACAGTTGGGGTACACTCATTGACTACCGTGATTCACATTTGCTTGGCATTGCTGCTGCTGAGCAGGATTTTTTAAGTGCAGAGCATGAAGACTATGCAGCTTCAAGTGCCAATGGAATTGCCTGCTGCCGTGTTATTGCTCTCACG TTGACGCTCCTCTTGCTACTTCGCCATATCCTCATTGTCATAAGGAACATTGAGATGGTGCAGGATATGTCAGCTGTATACAAT GTAACTCTCGAGTTTGCTGCCTTTTTCTTACCGTGCTATGTAATGGCACGTTCCTGCTACATTATAACAAACCGTTGGAGGCAACAG ATCTAA
- the LOC135587278 gene encoding uncharacterized protein LOC135587278, with the protein MATPPLHLLRLVMSCRKITAEVIAPQSSTIVAMASSDEPEFLTLNRARINRFAPSRLLWDARVAARVGEKLGIRLREIGVSNIEIDPLEFSRAPHLRRPAASLFDSVERAGICVAGSDKLHWP; encoded by the coding sequence ATGGCGACGCCGCCGCTGCACCTGCTGAGGTTGGTGATGAGCTGCCGCAAGATAACGGCGGAGGTCATCGCCCCCCAGTCGTCGACGATCGTCGCCATGGCATCCTCCGACGAGCCCGAGTTCTTGACCCTGAACCGCGCCCGGATCAACCGGTTCGCCCCGTCCCGGCTCTTATGGGATGCCCGCGTCGCCGCCCGGGTCGGCGAGAAGCTGGGTATCCGCCTCCGCGAGATCGGCGTGTCCAACATCGAGATCGACCCACTTGAGTTCTCCCGCGCGCCGCACCTCCGACGCCCCGCTGCCTCCCTCTTCGACTCCGTCGAGCGCGCCGGCATCTGCGTCGCCGGCTCCGATAAACTCCATTGGCCCTAA